The Microbacterium luteum nucleotide sequence ATGCGCTCGCGCGGCGGGCCGCCGACCGCGCGTCCGGTTCCGCGAGCGGCGTGTTGAAGGTGGCGATTCCGCGCCGAACGGTGCGCGCCGAGAGGGCGCACCTCACCGCCGCCCCGCCGACACCGGTGACCGTCGTCCCGGAAGCCGCGGAGTGGGCCGCGGCGAGGCTCGCCGAATTCCCCGGGCTTCGTCCCGTCATCGAGGAAGCGCGCCGAGGGGCACTCCTCGCCCCGCCCGGTGTCGGCCCCGCCTCCGACGCGGAGGGCGCCACCGACGTCGGCGTGTGGGCTCTCCTGCTCGCGGCCGTCGCCGTCGATACGCTCGCCGCCGGTCGGAGCGCGATCCTCGTCGTGCCGGATCATCGTGACCAGGCGCAGCTCGAGCAGGTGCTCCGCGAGCGGCTCCCCGAAAGCGCCCTCGTCCGCCTGGATGCGCGGCAGAGCGGGCCGTCGCGATACGCGGCGTATCTGAGGACGCTGGCGGATGCCCCCTGCGTCGTCGTCGGAAACCGCTCGGCCGTCTACGCCCCCGCCGCCTCGGTCGGCGCCGTGATCGTGTGGGACGACGGCGACCCGCTGCTCGCGGAGCCGCTCAGTCCCGGTGTCCACGCCCGCGATGCGGCGCTGCTGCGACAGGAGATGGAGGGGTCCGCGCTGCTGTTCGCCGGTCACACCCGCACAACGGACGTCGAGAGACTCGTCGCGCTGGGGTGGCTCGACGACATCGCACCGGCCCGCCGCGTCATGCCCAAGACCATGCTGAGCGCCACGCGCGAGGGGGAGGGGCGAGGTCAGCGCATCCCGTCGGCGGCGTTCGCGGCGGCCCGTGATGCGCTCGCGTCCGGCCCGGTGCTGGTTCAGGTCGCACGCCCGGGATACGCTCCCGTGCTCGTGTGCGCCTCGTGCCGGCATCCCGCCCGCTGCGCGCACTGCGGCGGGCCGCTGCGAGCCGCGCACCACGGAGCCGTTCCCACGTGCGGGTGGTGCGGCAGGTCCGCTCCCGCGTGGGGGTGCACCGAGTGCGGGGGAACGCGGCTGCGGATGGCCTCCTCGGGAAGCGAGAGGACCGCCGACGAGCTCGGGCGCGCCTTTCCCGAGATCCGGGTGATCGTCGCCGATGGGGACCACCCGGTTCCCCATGTCGACGCGCGTCCGGCGCTCGTGGTGGCGACGCGGGGCGCGGAGCCGATCGCCGCCGGCGGCTATCGCGCGATCATCCTGCTCGACGCGGACCGGATGCTCCTCGCCGAGGACCTGCGCATCGGCGAGGCCTGCCTGCGCTGGTGGTCGAACGCCGCCGCGCTCGCGGCGCCCGGGGCCCCGGTGCATCTCGTGGGCGTCGCGGGGCCCGTGGCGCGCGCATTCGCGACCTGGAACCACCCCGCGTACGCGCGCATCGAACTGGCAGAACGTGCGCCGCTGCGCATGCCGCCCACAGTGCGCGTCGCCGCCCTCGAGGGGGATCGACGCACCGTCACGGAGGCTCTGGTGCGACTGCGCGAGGATGCCCCGGACCTCGATGACCGGGCGATCCTGGGGCCCGTCGACACGGAGGGTGGCGTGCGTGCGCTGGTGCGGTTCGAGTACGCCCACGGTGCATCGGTGACCCGCAGTCTGCGTTCGTCGATCATCACCGCCGCTCTTCGGTCGCGCAGGCCTGCCAAAGGGCGCCAGCGCCCACCCGCCCCTACACTCAGAGTCCGGGTCGATGTGCCCGATCTCGATCTGTGAGGAGTCCATGCGTCTCGTCTTCGCCGGCACACCCGCACCGGCCGTACCCGCCCTTCGTGAGCTCGCGGAGAGCCGACACCAGATCACGGCGGTGGTGACCCGCCCGGACGCACCGCTCGGACGCAAGCGGGTGCTCACCCCGTCGCCGGTTGCCGCGGCGGCCGAGCAGATCGGCGCACCGGTCATCAAGACGGCGCGTCTGGACGCCGACGCAACCGAGCGGATCGCGGCGCTCGAGCCCGATCTCGGTGTCATCGTCGCCTACGGCGGGCTCGTGCGGGAACCTCTGCTGAGCACTCCCGCACACGGATGGATCAACCTCCACTTCAGCCTGCTGCCGAAGTGGCGCGGCGCGGCACCGGTGCAGCACGCGCTCATCGCGGGCGACGATGTCACCGGCGCCGCCGTGTTCCGCCTCGTGGCGGAGCTCGACGCCGGCGACGTCTTCGCCGACCGACGGGTCGAGATCGAGCCGGGGGAGACCGCAGGGGAGCTGCTGTCTCGGCTCGCCGACGTGGGAGCGGGTCTGCTCCACGAGGTCGTCGACGCCGTCGCCGCAGGAGACGCCGTCGCACGCGCCCAGACGGGTGAGCCCACGTTCGCTCCGAAGCTCACCATCGATGACGGTCGCATCCGCTGGGAGGAAGCTGCGGAGCGGATCCTCGATCGCGTGCGTGGCACGACCCCCGAACCCGGCGCGCACACGACGGTCGCCGGCGAGCGATTGAAGCTGCATCGTGTCGACCTCGTCGACGACGCGCCACCGCTGGCACCGGGACAGGTCGGATGGGATCGCGGGCGCGTCCTGGTCGGCAGCGGCGACGGTGCCATCGCCCTGCGAGAGGTGCAACCGGCCGGGCGCGGCGTGATGCCGGCGCCCGATTGGTGGCGAGGGCGCCGGCAGGATGATGTGAGGCTGGGTTCATGACCGGTGCACGCGAGGTGGCCTACGAGACGCTCCGAGCGGTCCACGAGTCGGACGCCTACGCGAACCTGCTGCTCCCGGCTGCGATCGAGCGTGCCGGCCTGAGCGCCGGCGACGCGGCGCTCGCGACCGAGCTCACCTACGGAACCCTCCGGCGTCGCGGCACCTACGACGCCATCATCGGGATCGCGGCGGACCGTGCACCATCGAGCATCGATCCGGAGATTCTGGATGCCCTTCGCCTGGGTGTGCACCAGCTCGTCGCGACCCGTGTCGCCTCGCACGCCGCCGTGAACGAGTCCGTGACGCTCGCACGTCGCGCCGGCGGGCGCGGCGCCGCCGGGTTCACCAACGCCGTGCTGCGGCGCGTGTCGCGGGACACCCCCGGTGAATGGGCGGATCGGGTCGCCGAGACTGCGAGATCCGACGATGAGGCGATCGCCCTGTCGTCATCCCACCCCGTGTGGGTGATCCGCGCCTTTCGTCGTGCCCTCACGGCAGAGGGTCGCGCCGACGAACTCGGCGCGCTGCTGACCGCCGACAACACGGCCCCTCGCGTCACCTTCGCGGCGCTCCCCGGCCTCGCGGAGCCCGGTGCCGATGCGCGCCGCACCCCCTTCTCGCCGCTGGGATTCCGTCTCGCCGGCGGTGCTCCCGAAGCCGTCGTGAGCGCATCCGACGGCCGCATCCGCGTGCAGGACGAGGGCTCGCAGCTCGCAGCGCTCGCCCTCACCCGGGCCCGTGCCGTCCAGACCGGTGAGAGGTGGCTCGACCTGTGCGCCGGCCCCGGAGGCAAGACGGCGGTCCTCGCCGCCGAAGCCCTCGCTCACGGCGCGCGGCTCGACGCGAACGAGATCTCACCCGCACGGGCCGGGCTGGTGCGACGGTCGATCGCGGGGGTGCCGCTGGAGGTGGAGGTGACCGAGCGCGACGGGCGGGACCTGACCGCCGAGCGTCCCGGCATCTACGACCGCATCCTGGTCGATGCCCCGTGCACGGGCCTCGGCGCCCTGAGACGGCGCCCCGAGGCGCGCTGGCGCAAAGCACCGGGCGACGTTGCGGAACTGACGGCGCTGCAGGGCGAGCTGCTGGGTGGTGCGATCGAAGCGCTCGCGCCCGGCGGAATCGTCGCCTACGTCACGTGCTCGCCCCATCTCGCGGAGACGACCGGCGTGGTCGCCGAGGCCCGTCGTCGCTTCGGCGACGCCGTCGAGGAGCTCGACGCCCGTGCCGTCGTGCGCGAGGTCGCCCTGTCGTCGCCCGACCTTCCCGCGCAGACCGACGGCTCCGGTCGCGCCCAGCTGTGGCCGCACCGCCACAACACCGATGCGATGTCGATCACGCTGCTGCGGCGCACGTGATGACGCGCGGGAGCCGGAATAATGAACGGGTGAGCGACATCCGCATCAACCCCAGCATCCTCGCCGCAGACTTCGTGAACATGCAGACCGAGCTCGGCCGCATCGCGTCGGCGGATTACGTGCACGTGGACGTCATGGACAACCACTTCGTCCCGAACCTCACGTTCGGTCCGCAGATGGTGGAGCGCATCCAGGCGACGTCGCCGGTGCCGTTGGACGTGCACCTGATGATCGACGATCCGGAGCGATGGGCACCGGGCTACGCCGAGATCGGCGCGGCGTCGGTCACCTTTCACCTCGAGGCCGCCGCAGAGCCGATCGCGCTGGCTCGTCGGCTGCGGCAGATCGGAGCGCGAGCGGGCGTGGCCGTCAAGCCGGGCACACCCGTCGAGGGGCTCCTCGACGTGCTCGACGAGTTCGACCAGGTGCTCGTGATGACCGTGGAGCCGGGCTTCGGCGGGCAGTCCTTCATGCCCGAGACCATGCCGAAGCTGCGAGCGCTCTCCGACCACGCTCGCGCCGTCGGATCGACGGTGTGGCTGCAGGTCGACGGCGGAATCGGGGAGTCGACCATCGCCCAGGCGGCGGAGGCCGGTGCGGACACGTTCGTGGCGGGTTCGGCCGTCTTCGGCGCCGACAGCCCGGACGCCGCGATCGCCGCGCTCCGCAGCCGGGCGGCGCACGCACACCGCCACTGAAGCCCCACCGGGCGCGGCCGGTGCCGCGCGCGGAGTTCGGTACGCTGGAGAAGTGAAGACCTTCGACGGCCTGTTCGGCGAGCTGACGGCCACGGCCGAGCGACGACCCGAGGGGTCGGGAACGGTGGCGCAGCTCGACGCCGGAGTGCACGCGATCGGCAAGAAGATCGTGGAAGAGGCCGCAGAGGTCTGGATGGCGGCCGAGTACGAGTCCGACGAGGCCGCCGCCGAGGAGATCTCCCAGCTCCTCTACCACCTGCAGGTGCTCATGCTCGCGAAGGGTCTGACACTGCAGGACGTCTACCGACATCTCTGAGCGCCGCCCGGACCGTCGCCAGAAGAAGAAGGACATCCCCATATGCTGCGCATCGCCGTGCCCAACAAGGGCTCGCTCGCCGAGACCTCGGCGGCCATGCTCGCCGAGGCCGGATACAGCGGCCGCCGCGACTCGAAGGACCTCCACAAGGCGGACCCCGCCAACGGCGTGGAGTTCTTCTACCTCCGCCCGAAGGACATCGCGACCTACGTCGGATCCGGCGCGCTCGACGTGGGCATCACCGGCCGCGATCTGCTGAGAGACGCGCGCATGCCCGGTGCTCGAGAGATCGAAGCGCTCGGCTTCGCCGGCTCGACATTCCGGTTCGCCGCCCCGCCCGGACGCTTCGCCGAACTCACCGATCTCGACGGCTGCCGCATCGCCACCTCCTATCCGGGACTGGTCGATTCCTTCTTGGACGAGCACGGAGTCGCGGTCGATCTGGTCCCGCTCGACGGCGCCGTCGAATCCGCCGTCCGGCTGGGCGTCGCGGACGCGGTGGCTGACGTCGTCGAGACCGGCACCACCCTCCGGCAGGCGGGCCTCGAAGTGTTCGGTCCGCCCCTGCTCCACTCCGAGGCCGTCCTCATCTCCGGCCCCGACGATGCACCGGGCACGGAGACCCTGCTTCGCCGGCTGCGTGGCGTGATGGTCGCTCGCCGATACGTGATGGTGGACTACGACCTGCCCGTGTCGCTGGTAGACCGGGCCGTCGAGATCGCCGGGGGCATCGAGTCGCCGACGATCTCGCCACTGCGCGACCCCGAGTGGGTGGCCGTTCGGGTGATGGTGGCGCGGTCGAGCGTGAACCGCGTCATGGACGACCTGTACGAGCTGGGCGCGCGGGCGATCCTCGTCACCGCCATCCACAACGCGAGGCTCTGACATGTCGGTCGTATGCCGCGTCATCCCGTGCCTCGATGTGGCAGCGGGTCGCGTCGTCAAGGGCGTCAACTTCGAGAACCTCCGCGACATGGGCGACCCCGTCGAGCTCGCGCGCCTGTACTTCGCGCAGGGGGCCGACGAGCTCACCTTCCTCGATGTGACGGCGACGGTCGACGAGCGGGCGACGACCTACGAGATGGTGCAGCGCACCGCGGAACAGGTCTTCATCCCGCTGACCGTCGGCGGGGGAGTGCGCACCGACGACGACGTGGCTCGCCTGCTCGGCGTCGGCGCCGACAAGGTCGGCGTCAACTCCGCTGCCATCCGACGGCCGGCGCTGGTCGATGAGATCGCCGATCGTTTCGGGGCACAGGTTCTGGTCCTCTCGCTGGACGTGAAGCGATCTCCGCGCACCCCGTCGGGCTTCGTCGTGACCACGCACGGCGGTCGCACCGAGACCGACCGCGACGCGCTGGCGTGGGCGCGCGAGGCGATCGAGCGGGGAGCGGGGGAGCTGCTGGTCAACTCCATCGACGCGGACGGGACGAAGCAGGGATTCGACCTCGAACTGGTCTCCCTCATGCGCGAGGTCTCGTCCGTGCCCGTCATCGCCTCCGGCGGCGCCGGCGCCGTGGAGCACTTCGCACCGGCGGTGGGCGCCGGTGCCGATGCGGTGCTGGCCGCGTCGGTGTTCCACTCGGCCCAGCTGACCGTCGGTGACGTCAAGCGCGCGATGCTCGCCGACGGCATCGCGGTCCGCGAGGGCGACTTCCTGCGAGGCGACGACTCGTGAACGACACCGACCAGCGCATCGCCCGTGTCGCCTTCAACGGCGACGGACTCGTCGCCGCGATCGTGCAGCAGTGGGACACCCGCGAGGTCCTGATGCTCGGCTGGATGGACGCGGAGGCCCTTCGCCGCACGCTCACCGAGGGGCGCGTCACCTACTGGTCGCGTTCCCGCCGGGAGTATTGGCGCAAGGGCGACACGTCGGGCAACTTCCAGGAGGTGCGAGGGGTTCGCCTCGACTGCGACGGCGACGCCATCCTCGTGAGCGTGGAACAGCACGGTCCCGCGTGCCACACCGGCACGCGCAGCTGCTTCGACGCCGATGACCTGGCACCCGTGGTCGCGGGATGACGCGGCGGCCCCGCACCTTCGCCGTCGTCCTGGTGCTGATCGGCGGCGCCGTCGGCCTGATCTCGTCGACGCAGACCTGGCTGACGGTGACCCTGGCCTCCGTCGAGGGAGACCAGCTCACCGTCGCCGGCGCCGACGCCGTGCCGGTCCTCGCACCCTTGAGCCTCGCGGCACTCGCGCTCGGGGCAGCCCTCACGATCGTCGGCCGCGTGCTCACGTATGCATTCGGCGCGCTCACGACGCTCATCGGGGCCGCCCTCGCGATGCTGTCGGCGCGAGTGGGTCTGGACGCCCCCGTGGAGTCCTACGCCTCGACCGTGACCGAGGCCACCGGCATCACCGGCGCCGATGCGGTGCACGATCTCGTCGCGAGCTCCGCAGTCACCCCGTGGGTCGTGGTCACCGTGGCCGCCGCAGTCGTCATGGTCGCCGCAGGGCTGCTCACCCTCGGGGGAGCCCATCGGTGGTCCGGCACATCAGGGCGTCGGTTCCGCACCGACGCTGAACCCGCCGGAGGATCGCGCCCCCACGACGCGATCGACTCCTGGGATGAGCTGTCGCGGGGCGAAGACCCGACGGCCTGAACCGATAGACTTGAGCGACCCGCGCAATCGGAGGAGATCCATGAGCCACACCAACGGCGATCCCGGCCACGGCCACTCACCCGCAGCATGGACCGCTGTCGTCATCATGCTCGTCGGCTTCGCCGTGGGCACGACGGCGTTCTTCCTGGACATCCCCTGGCTCGTGTGGAGCTCGGCCGCTCTCGTGGTCGTCGGTCTCATCGTCGGATGGGCCATGGCCAGAGCCGGCTACGGCGTCAACGGCCCGAAGCACATCGCGAAAGAGCACTGACGTGCTCGCCGACCTGACGGCCGGCGCGGTGGCGGATGCGGAGGCGCGCATGCTCGAGCGTCCCTTCGCGGACGTGGAGAAGGCAGCGCTGGCGCAGCGGCCCGCGAGGGATGCTCTGTCCGCGCTCGCGCCGGCGGACCGCGTGAAGATCATCGCCGAGGTCAAGCGCGCGAGTCCGTCGCGGGGTGACCTCGCGGACATCCCCGATCCCGCACACCAGGCCTCCCTGTACGAGGCCGGGGGAGCGTCGGCGATCTCCGTCCTCACCGAAGGGCGTCGCTTCAAGGGGAGCCTCGCCGACCTCGAGGCCGTCCGGGCGCGCGTCGATGTGCCCGTTCTGCGCAAAGACTTCATCGCGACCGACTACCAGGTGTGGGAGGCGCGCGCCGCCGGAGCCGATCTCGTGCTGCTGATCGTCGCCGCGCTGGAGCAGAACGACCTGCGACGCCTGCACGATCTGACCGTCGAACTCGGGATGACGCCGCTGATCGAGACGCACAGCGCCGACGAGGTCGATCGTGCCGCCGATCTCGGCGCGCGGCTGGTCGGCGTCAATGCGCGCAACCTGTCGACCTTCGAGCTCGACAAGGATCTGTTCGGCCGCCTCGCACCGCGTCTGCCCGAGGACGCCGTCAAGATCGCCGAGTCGGCCGTGCTCAGTCCGGCCGACGTCGCGCACTACCGCAGTGCCGGTGCCGATGTGGTTCTCGTGGGGGAGGCGCTGGTGACCGGCGATCCGGTGGCGACTCTCGCGTCCTTCCTCGACGCCGCACCCGACCGTCGGACGATCGAGAGGAGCCGAGCGTGAGTCTGCGCGACGCCCACGGACCCTTCTTCGGTGACTTCGGGGGTCGTTACATGCCCGAGTCGCTGATCGCTGCGATCGATGAGCTCACGGCCGCCTACGAGGCGGCCATGGCCGACGAGGGCTTCGTCGGCGAGTTCCACCGCCTGCTGCACACCTACGCCGGTCGGCCGTCGGTCCTCACCGAGGTGCCCCGATTCGCCGCCCACGCCGGCGGAGCGCGAATCTTCCTCAAGCGCGAGGACCTGAACCACACCGGTTCGCACAAGATCAACAACGTCCTCGGGCAGGCCCTGCTCACGCAGCGCCTGGGCAAGACGCGCGTGATCGCGGAGACCGGTGCCGGCCAGCACGGGGTGGCGACGGCGACGGCCGCGGCGCTGTTCGGCTTCGACTGCACGATCTACATGGGTGAGGTCGACACGGAGCGCCAGGCGCTCAACGTGGCGCGTATGCGACTCCTCGGCGCGGAGGTGATTCCGGTCACGACCGGATCGCGCACCCTCAAGGACGCGATCAACGACGCCTACCGCGACTGGGTGGCGTCGGTCGAGACGACCAACTACATCTTCGGGACCGCGGCGGGCCCGCACCCCTTCCCCGCAATGGTCCGCGACTTCCAGAAGGTCATCGGCGACGAGGCCCGAGCCCAGCTGCTCGAGGAGACCGGCCGGCTCCCGGACGCGGTTCTGGCCTGCGTCGGCGGCGGCTCGAATGCGATCGGCATGTTCGACGCCTTCCTCGACGACCCGGACGTGATGCTCTATGGCGTCGAGGCGGCCGGCGACGGGGTCGACACACCGCGACACGCGGCATCGATCGGGCGCGGCCGACCTGGCGTCCTCCACGGCGCGAAGACCTTCGTGCTGCAGGACGAGGACGGCCAGACGATCGAGTCCCACTCCATCTCGGCCGGCCTCGACTATCCCGGGGTGGGACCGGAGCACGCGTGGCTGTCCGACATCGGTCGCGCCGCGTACATCCCTGCGACGGACGACGAGGCCATGCAGGCCCTCCGGCTGCTCTCGCGCACCGAAGGGATCATCCCCGCGATCGAGTCCGCACA carries:
- the hisF gene encoding imidazole glycerol phosphate synthase subunit HisF encodes the protein MSVVCRVIPCLDVAAGRVVKGVNFENLRDMGDPVELARLYFAQGADELTFLDVTATVDERATTYEMVQRTAEQVFIPLTVGGGVRTDDDVARLLGVGADKVGVNSAAIRRPALVDEIADRFGAQVLVLSLDVKRSPRTPSGFVVTTHGGRTETDRDALAWAREAIERGAGELLVNSIDADGTKQGFDLELVSLMREVSSVPVIASGGAGAVEHFAPAVGAGADAVLAASVFHSAQLTVGDVKRAMLADGIAVREGDFLRGDDS
- the hisI gene encoding phosphoribosyl-AMP cyclohydrolase, with amino-acid sequence MNDTDQRIARVAFNGDGLVAAIVQQWDTREVLMLGWMDAEALRRTLTEGRVTYWSRSRREYWRKGDTSGNFQEVRGVRLDCDGDAILVSVEQHGPACHTGTRSCFDADDLAPVVAG
- the trpC gene encoding indole-3-glycerol phosphate synthase TrpC, with translation MLADLTAGAVADAEARMLERPFADVEKAALAQRPARDALSALAPADRVKIIAEVKRASPSRGDLADIPDPAHQASLYEAGGASAISVLTEGRRFKGSLADLEAVRARVDVPVLRKDFIATDYQVWEARAAGADLVLLIVAALEQNDLRRLHDLTVELGMTPLIETHSADEVDRAADLGARLVGVNARNLSTFELDKDLFGRLAPRLPEDAVKIAESAVLSPADVAHYRSAGADVVLVGEALVTGDPVATLASFLDAAPDRRTIERSRA
- a CDS encoding DUF6704 family protein; its protein translation is MSHTNGDPGHGHSPAAWTAVVIMLVGFAVGTTAFFLDIPWLVWSSAALVVVGLIVGWAMARAGYGVNGPKHIAKEH
- a CDS encoding RsmB/NOP family class I SAM-dependent RNA methyltransferase, with translation MTGAREVAYETLRAVHESDAYANLLLPAAIERAGLSAGDAALATELTYGTLRRRGTYDAIIGIAADRAPSSIDPEILDALRLGVHQLVATRVASHAAVNESVTLARRAGGRGAAGFTNAVLRRVSRDTPGEWADRVAETARSDDEAIALSSSHPVWVIRAFRRALTAEGRADELGALLTADNTAPRVTFAALPGLAEPGADARRTPFSPLGFRLAGGAPEAVVSASDGRIRVQDEGSQLAALALTRARAVQTGERWLDLCAGPGGKTAVLAAEALAHGARLDANEISPARAGLVRRSIAGVPLEVEVTERDGRDLTAERPGIYDRILVDAPCTGLGALRRRPEARWRKAPGDVAELTALQGELLGGAIEALAPGGIVAYVTCSPHLAETTGVVAEARRRFGDAVEELDARAVVREVALSSPDLPAQTDGSGRAQLWPHRHNTDAMSITLLRRT
- a CDS encoding Trp biosynthesis-associated membrane protein; this translates as MTRRPRTFAVVLVLIGGAVGLISSTQTWLTVTLASVEGDQLTVAGADAVPVLAPLSLAALALGAALTIVGRVLTYAFGALTTLIGAALAMLSARVGLDAPVESYASTVTEATGITGADAVHDLVASSAVTPWVVVTVAAAVVMVAAGLLTLGGAHRWSGTSGRRFRTDAEPAGGSRPHDAIDSWDELSRGEDPTA
- a CDS encoding phosphoribosyl-ATP diphosphatase, yielding MKTFDGLFGELTATAERRPEGSGTVAQLDAGVHAIGKKIVEEAAEVWMAAEYESDEAAAEEISQLLYHLQVLMLAKGLTLQDVYRHL
- the hisG gene encoding ATP phosphoribosyltransferase, with the translated sequence MLRIAVPNKGSLAETSAAMLAEAGYSGRRDSKDLHKADPANGVEFFYLRPKDIATYVGSGALDVGITGRDLLRDARMPGAREIEALGFAGSTFRFAAPPGRFAELTDLDGCRIATSYPGLVDSFLDEHGVAVDLVPLDGAVESAVRLGVADAVADVVETGTTLRQAGLEVFGPPLLHSEAVLISGPDDAPGTETLLRRLRGVMVARRYVMVDYDLPVSLVDRAVEIAGGIESPTISPLRDPEWVAVRVMVARSSVNRVMDDLYELGARAILVTAIHNARL
- the rpe gene encoding ribulose-phosphate 3-epimerase, with translation MTRGSRNNERVSDIRINPSILAADFVNMQTELGRIASADYVHVDVMDNHFVPNLTFGPQMVERIQATSPVPLDVHLMIDDPERWAPGYAEIGAASVTFHLEAAAEPIALARRLRQIGARAGVAVKPGTPVEGLLDVLDEFDQVLVMTVEPGFGGQSFMPETMPKLRALSDHARAVGSTVWLQVDGGIGESTIAQAAEAGADTFVAGSAVFGADSPDAAIAALRSRAAHAHRH
- the fmt gene encoding methionyl-tRNA formyltransferase; translation: MRLVFAGTPAPAVPALRELAESRHQITAVVTRPDAPLGRKRVLTPSPVAAAAEQIGAPVIKTARLDADATERIAALEPDLGVIVAYGGLVREPLLSTPAHGWINLHFSLLPKWRGAAPVQHALIAGDDVTGAAVFRLVAELDAGDVFADRRVEIEPGETAGELLSRLADVGAGLLHEVVDAVAAGDAVARAQTGEPTFAPKLTIDDGRIRWEEAAERILDRVRGTTPEPGAHTTVAGERLKLHRVDLVDDAPPLAPGQVGWDRGRVLVGSGDGAIALREVQPAGRGVMPAPDWWRGRRQDDVRLGS
- the trpB gene encoding tryptophan synthase subunit beta, with amino-acid sequence MSLRDAHGPFFGDFGGRYMPESLIAAIDELTAAYEAAMADEGFVGEFHRLLHTYAGRPSVLTEVPRFAAHAGGARIFLKREDLNHTGSHKINNVLGQALLTQRLGKTRVIAETGAGQHGVATATAAALFGFDCTIYMGEVDTERQALNVARMRLLGAEVIPVTTGSRTLKDAINDAYRDWVASVETTNYIFGTAAGPHPFPAMVRDFQKVIGDEARAQLLEETGRLPDAVLACVGGGSNAIGMFDAFLDDPDVMLYGVEAAGDGVDTPRHAASIGRGRPGVLHGAKTFVLQDEDGQTIESHSISAGLDYPGVGPEHAWLSDIGRAAYIPATDDEAMQALRLLSRTEGIIPAIESAHALAGALRIGRELGPDAILAVNLSGRGDKDMDTAARYFDLYDAGVDAAAAASAPTADAAKGEGEKL